In a genomic window of Zhongshania aliphaticivorans:
- a CDS encoding TolC family outer membrane protein: MIAKRHLLSISIAALLSSQIIHAETLFDVYQLAVNNDPELKAAEATYRANIETEKLSRAALLPQITAQAYYQDSETESQSKSITSNNLGQTSVIDQHASTDSETENYSVSLNQALFDLPAWFSFKAGKKVSEQAEAQLAYEQQQLIVRTAEAYFNVLRGRENLDASKAEERAAKRQLEQTQQRFDVGLIAITDVHEARAVFDSTVAQRYSFEGTLAIARENLSSLTGQEHNNLWSLKKDFPITMPEPSSRAEWVDFALENNKLLQVSNAGASSAYQTAQAKKMEHLPKIAGSFSYTKNDLDGTTIYNPSSTFALPPDSYSETDALRITLTMPLFSGGGTSASRRQAYEQYNAANYNAQTTQRQVITNTRAQHIAVYTDVQTVNARHQNIISTRSALDATEAGYDVGTRNIVDVLNAQRSFYAATRDYTNARYDYVIDVLKLKLNAGTLSPADIIALNKWLQLPEPVTLNGSKTNKAAKS, translated from the coding sequence ATGATTGCCAAACGTCATCTTCTTAGTATCTCCATTGCTGCACTATTGAGCAGCCAGATTATCCACGCTGAAACATTATTTGATGTTTATCAGCTAGCAGTTAACAACGATCCTGAGCTAAAAGCGGCTGAAGCTACCTACCGCGCCAATATTGAAACTGAAAAATTAAGCCGTGCCGCCCTGCTTCCTCAGATTACCGCACAAGCTTACTATCAAGACTCTGAAACTGAATCGCAAAGTAAGAGCATCACCTCTAACAACCTTGGTCAAACGAGTGTAATTGACCAGCATGCATCTACCGACAGCGAAACAGAAAACTACTCAGTCTCACTAAATCAAGCGCTCTTTGATTTACCCGCATGGTTCAGCTTTAAAGCAGGTAAAAAAGTCTCAGAACAAGCCGAAGCCCAATTGGCCTATGAACAACAGCAATTAATCGTTCGTACCGCCGAAGCCTATTTTAATGTGCTTCGAGGCCGTGAGAACCTTGACGCCTCTAAGGCCGAAGAGCGAGCTGCCAAGCGCCAGCTTGAACAAACCCAACAACGTTTTGATGTTGGCCTCATTGCCATTACCGATGTCCATGAAGCTCGCGCAGTCTTCGATAGCACAGTGGCACAGAGATATAGCTTTGAAGGCACATTGGCCATTGCAAGAGAAAACCTGAGCAGTTTAACGGGCCAAGAACACAACAACTTGTGGTCGCTGAAAAAAGACTTCCCCATTACGATGCCTGAGCCTAGCAGCCGTGCTGAATGGGTAGACTTTGCTTTGGAAAACAACAAATTACTACAAGTCTCCAATGCCGGTGCCAGCTCAGCTTACCAAACAGCGCAAGCTAAAAAAATGGAGCATCTACCCAAAATTGCCGGTAGCTTCAGCTACACCAAAAACGACCTAGATGGTACGACTATCTATAATCCGTCTAGCACATTTGCGCTTCCACCTGACAGCTACTCAGAAACTGACGCCCTGCGAATCACCTTAACTATGCCGCTGTTCTCAGGAGGCGGAACCAGTGCCAGCCGTCGGCAAGCTTACGAGCAGTACAACGCCGCCAACTACAATGCCCAAACCACCCAGCGCCAGGTAATTACCAATACCCGCGCCCAACACATCGCCGTCTACACCGATGTCCAAACCGTCAATGCGCGGCACCAGAATATTATTTCTACGCGCAGCGCATTAGACGCCACAGAAGCAGGCTATGACGTTGGTACCCGAAATATTGTTGATGTGTTAAATGCTCAACGCAGCTTTTACGCGGCAACGCGTGACTATACCAACGCTCGCTATGACTACGTTATCGACGTGCTGAAGTTAAAATTGAATGCCGGCACCCTAAGTCCCGCCGATATCATTGCCCTTAATAAATGGTTACAGCTTCCCGAGCCAGTCACACTTAACGGCAGTAAAACAAACAAAGCCGCAAAATCGTAA
- a CDS encoding DUF1249 domain-containing protein codes for MDKHHYRIDLNGHLADCEMNYRRLQKLLPRDIPEGGCLRFAVAANAVELHVKERAPYTTMIELRLAKPLFAELPTPTLQVRIYHDANLAEVMGARGLRPVKPRYEYPNVAMFHRDEKAQQNRYLGEWLSLCLRHGRSLENPLNILEI; via the coding sequence GTGGATAAGCACCATTACCGTATAGACCTTAATGGTCATTTGGCTGACTGTGAAATGAACTATCGTCGTCTGCAAAAATTGTTGCCTCGTGATATACCAGAGGGTGGCTGTTTGCGTTTCGCGGTAGCGGCTAATGCGGTGGAACTTCATGTTAAGGAGCGTGCACCCTATACCACAATGATTGAATTGCGATTAGCCAAGCCGCTGTTTGCTGAATTACCGACCCCAACATTGCAGGTTCGTATATACCATGATGCTAATTTGGCAGAGGTCATGGGCGCGCGTGGTTTGCGTCCGGTTAAGCCGCGTTATGAATATCCAAATGTGGCAATGTTTCACCGTGATGAAAAGGCACAGCAAAACCGTTACCTTGGTGAATGGCTAAGTTTGTGTCTTAGGCACGGCCGCTCATTAGAAAATCCCCTGAATATTCTTGAAATATGA